GAAGCGGGTATTTATTAGTTTTTAATGCTTTGCTTGTAGTCATTATTCCTATCAAAGCTGTGACAGTGTAGACCTATAAGGATGTGAGCCGTGTTTAATAATGATTCAAATAATACTCAGTCTATTGCTCCTGTTGGTATACCGTTTTCTCAAGCGTGTGAAAATAATAAGCAGCCGATTTTAGAAATTTTACAGCAAGAACTGCAATATTGTATTCATGTATTAGAAGTGGGTTCAGGGACGGGTCAGCATAGCGTTTATTTTGCGCCAAGATTGACCCATTTAACATGGCAGACCAGTGATGTGTTAGCCCATCATGCGACTATTAATGCTTGGCATGCTGCTTATCCTGCGCCCAATTTATATGCGCCGCTAACTTTTGATTTGGCAGTCGATCCATTACCGATTAGTCTTGCTAGCAATCAGCCCTATGATGCGGTATTTACCGCCAACACCCTGCATATTATCTCATGGTCTTTGGTGGAAAAGTTGTTTGAGTTAGTAGGTGAGGCTTTACCTATCAATGGAAAGTTAATCGTATATGGACCGTTTAATGAAAACGGACAGTA
The window above is part of the Psychrobacter cryohalolentis K5 genome. Proteins encoded here:
- a CDS encoding DUF938 domain-containing protein, whose translation is MFNNDSNNTQSIAPVGIPFSQACENNKQPILEILQQELQYCIHVLEVGSGTGQHSVYFAPRLTHLTWQTSDVLAHHATINAWHAAYPAPNLYAPLTFDLAVDPLPISLASNQPYDAVFTANTLHIISWSLVEKLFELVGEALPINGKLIVYGPFNENGQYTSAGNQQFDSSLRQRDPKSGIRHLEDIIALANTHMLKLSDKYAMPANNQLLVFQKIR